The Candidatus Cloacimonadota bacterium region TTAGCCCGGAAGTAAATAAGGCAATTACAACCAATAAACCAATCCTAGCTCTCGAATCTACAATCATCTCTCATGGAATGCCCTATCCGCAAAACTTGGCAGTTGCTAAAAATTTGGAAAACATTGCCCGTCAAAGGGGCGTAATACCAGCAACCATTTGCTTGATGAATGGTAAAATAAAAATTGGTTTGGATGATGGAGACCTCCTACTCCTCGCCAAAGCACCTGATGTAAAAAAAGTTTCCAGATCTGATTTTAGTAATGTGCTTACAAAAGGAGAAATCGGAGCGACAACTGTGGCTGCAACAATGATCGCAGCAAATCTCGCTGGGATAAAAGTTTTTGCCACAGGAGGTATTGGGGGAGTTCACCGAAACGCCGAAAAAACTTTCGATGTTTCCGCAGACTTGATAGAATTTTCACGCACCCCCGTAATTGTCATTTCCGCAGGTGTAAAGGCTATCCTCGATATTCCAAAGACTCTTGAATATCTCGAAACACTTGGTGTTCCTGTTTACGGATATAAAACCAATCACTTTCCGGCATTTTATTCTAAGAGATCACGGCAGAAGGTCAAACGGATTGACTCTGTGGATGAAGTCGTTCAATTTTATAAAAATGAGCGTGAATTGGGTTTCTCAAATGGAATATTACTTGCTAATTCTATACCTGAAGAATATGAAATTCCGTTTGAAGTAATGGATGAATTTATAAAACAAGCACTTGCAGTTGCAGACGAACAAGGCGTCACAGGGAAATCCGTTACTCCATTCCTTCTTTCAAAACTTGTGGAATTATCGGACGGAGAATCCTTGCAGGCAA contains the following coding sequences:
- a CDS encoding pseudouridine-5'-phosphate glycosidase — its product is MNKNLLDFSPEVNKAITTNKPILALESTIISHGMPYPQNLAVAKNLENIARQRGVIPATICLMNGKIKIGLDDGDLLLLAKAPDVKKVSRSDFSNVLTKGEIGATTVAATMIAANLAGIKVFATGGIGGVHRNAEKTFDVSADLIEFSRTPVIVISAGVKAILDIPKTLEYLETLGVPVYGYKTNHFPAFYSKRSRQKVKRIDSVDEVVQFYKNERELGFSNGILLANSIPEEYEIPFEVMDEFIKQALAVADEQGVTGKSVTPFLLSKLVELSDGESLQANIKLVENNVRLGCKVAKVF